The Methylopila sp. M107 genome contains the following window.
CCCTTGAGGGCCTGCTCGACGCTCTCGGCGATGCGGGTCGCGCGGCGGCGTTCGTCCTCATCCTGCTGGAAAGCGCGGCCGACGAAGATCGTGTCGAGCGCGAAGCCGTCCGTCGTGGTGTTGATGTGGGCGTCGACGATGTTGGCGCCGGACGCCGCGCAGGCGCCCGCGATGATCGCGAGCAGGCGCGGATGGTCGGGCGCGAGCACCGTGAGTTCGGTCACGCCGCGGAACGCGTCGGTCGCGATGTCGGTCGCAAGCTTCTTGCCGTCGGCGTCGGCCGAGGCGATGAACCTCGCATGGCGCTCCGCACGCTCCGGCTCGGTCTTGAGCCAGTAGGGCGGATACTGGCGCTGCGCGTAGGCGTCAAAGTCCTCGGCGCTCCAGTCGCCAAGCTTCTCGCGCAGTTCGATCTTCGCGGCCTCCACCCGGCTGCGGCTGTCGCCCGCCGAACGACCGCCCGTCAGCACGAGGTCCGTTTCCCAGTAGAGCGTCCTCAGCAGCTGGCCCTTCCAGCCGTTCCAGACGCCGGGGCCGACCGCTTTGATGTCGCAGATTGTCAGGATCAGCAGCATCTTCAGCCGTTCGGGGCTCTGCACGACCTTGGCGAAATCCTCGATCGTGCGGCGGTCCGACAGGTCGCGCGACTGCGCCACGATCGACATCGTCAGGTGCTGCTCGATCAGCCAGGCGACGGTGTCGGTCTGGGCCGCGGTCAGGCCGAGCCGCGGGCAGAGCCGCCGCGCGACCTTCGCGCCCATCACCGAATGGTCTTCCGGCCGCCCCTTGGCGATGTCGTGCAGGAACAGCGCGACGTAGAGCGCGACGCGGTCGCGGATGGTCGGCATCAGCTCGTTGGCCAGCGGATGCTCGTCGCCGGCGCTGCCGCGCTCGATCTCGGACAGGATGCCGATCGCGCGCAGCAGGTGCTCGTCGACCGTGTAGTGGTGATACATGTTGAACTGCATCATCGCGACGATGCGGCCGAAGTCGGGGATGAACTTGCCGAGCACGCCGGTCTCGTTCATGCGCCGCAGCACCTTCTCGGGCGAACGCCGCGAGGTCAGTATCTCGAGGAAGAGCTGGTTGGCTTCCGGATCGTCGCGCAGCCTGCCGTCGATCAGCTTGAGCGACTTGGTGATCAGCCGCGCGGCGGCCGGGTGGCTCGCAAGCTCGTGCGCCTCGGCGATCCGGAAGAACCGGATCAGGTTGACCGGATCGCGCGCAAACGCCTGGTCGTCGTGGACGTTGAGGCGGTCGGCGTCGATCACGAAGGCGCCGCTCTCGGGCGCGGTCTTGCGGACCGACTTTCTGAAACGCGTGAGGAAGCGGTCGAGCCGCGGCTTCTTCTTCTGGTGGCGGGCCTCGAGCGCGTGGCAGACGATCGCGGTGAGGTCGCCGACGTCCTTGGCCACCAGGAAGTAGTGCTTCATGAAGCGCTCGACGTCCTGCAGGCCCGGATGCTCGGTGTAGCCGAGCGCGATCGCGATCTCGCGCTGCAGCTCGAAGGACAGCCGGTCCTCCGCGCGGCCGGTGATGAAGTGCAGGTGGCACCTCACAGCCCAGAGAAAGTCCTCGCACTTGCGGAACAGCCGGAGCTCGGCGGCCGAGAACAGCCCGGCCTCGACGAGATCCGCGACGTCGCGCACGCGGTAGACGTATTTGCCGATCCAGAACAGCGTGTTGAGGTCGCGGAGCGCGCCCTTGCCCTCCTTGACGTTGGGCTCAACGAGGTAGCGCGACGCGCGCGACTTGCCGAGCCGCTCGTCGCGCTCCTGGAGCTTGGCGGTGGCGAACTCGGCCGCGGTGCCTTCCATGACTTCGGCGTCGAAGCGCTGGACCTTCTCCTCGAACAGCTCTTCGTCGCCCGCGACGAAGCGCGACTCGAGCACCGCGGTGCGGATCGTCATGTCGGCGCGGGACAGGCGGATGCACTCGTCGATCGAGCGGCGCGAGTGGCCGACCTTCAACCCCATGTCCCACAGCACGTAGAGCATGGCCTCGACCACGCTCTCGCCCCAGGCGGTCTGCTTGTAGGGAAGCAGGAACAGCAGG
Protein-coding sequences here:
- a CDS encoding [protein-PII] uridylyltransferase; the encoded protein is MSTVRQRLRAARNIRALVDKDALVADLGRIARAHRASSSERHAAIVARLKKTLTDGRQTARKWLNEDGAGTLCAERLSGLMDAVITSLFAHVTTDLYPRANPSSGERIAVVAVGGYGRGTMAPGSDVDLLFLLPYKQTAWGESVVEAMLYVLWDMGLKVGHSRRSIDECIRLSRADMTIRTAVLESRFVAGDEELFEEKVQRFDAEVMEGTAAEFATAKLQERDERLGKSRASRYLVEPNVKEGKGALRDLNTLFWIGKYVYRVRDVADLVEAGLFSAAELRLFRKCEDFLWAVRCHLHFITGRAEDRLSFELQREIAIALGYTEHPGLQDVERFMKHYFLVAKDVGDLTAIVCHALEARHQKKKPRLDRFLTRFRKSVRKTAPESGAFVIDADRLNVHDDQAFARDPVNLIRFFRIAEAHELASHPAAARLITKSLKLIDGRLRDDPEANQLFLEILTSRRSPEKVLRRMNETGVLGKFIPDFGRIVAMMQFNMYHHYTVDEHLLRAIGILSEIERGSAGDEHPLANELMPTIRDRVALYVALFLHDIAKGRPEDHSVMGAKVARRLCPRLGLTAAQTDTVAWLIEQHLTMSIVAQSRDLSDRRTIEDFAKVVQSPERLKMLLILTICDIKAVGPGVWNGWKGQLLRTLYWETDLVLTGGRSAGDSRSRVEAAKIELREKLGDWSAEDFDAYAQRQYPPYWLKTEPERAERHARFIASADADGKKLATDIATDAFRGVTELTVLAPDHPRLLAIIAGACAASGANIVDAHINTTTDGFALDTIFVGRAFQQDEDERRRATRIAESVEQALKGEIRLTEAVASRAKASAKSRTRAFEIEPEVTITNAWSDRHTVLEIVGLDRHGLLYDLTNAISRLNLNIASAHVATFGERAVDVFYVTDLTGAKVTNAARQNTIRNRLKGVFESDDKAKAAIR